In Nocardia sputorum, a single genomic region encodes these proteins:
- a CDS encoding DUF4239 domain-containing protein, which translates to MAFEFLVPALTALVAVVVFVAGDRLHPKAWRHTDDDTVGALVLNLINTIFMAVVAFIVVIAWQQYDNARNHTIAEAKALIDTYWAAHGMPEPDHARIQGLVREYTEQVLTEEWAVMADDGRLSQSTQDTLDDLRDAVAAVNPADDGVDELRTSALTSLDAVAQARADRALDAAYRVPGFLYLAMWICTVLLLFSVVLSGVQVTKRSVVTTALLGAIVGVVIRAIYNLDEPFSGGNVVPKEAFELALSRYQHTT; encoded by the coding sequence ATGGCCTTCGAATTTCTCGTGCCCGCACTCACCGCGCTGGTCGCGGTGGTCGTCTTCGTGGCCGGGGATCGCCTACATCCGAAGGCGTGGCGGCACACCGACGACGACACCGTCGGCGCGCTGGTGCTCAATTTGATCAACACGATTTTCATGGCGGTGGTCGCGTTCATCGTGGTGATCGCCTGGCAGCAGTACGACAACGCGCGCAATCACACCATCGCCGAAGCCAAGGCGCTCATCGATACCTACTGGGCCGCGCACGGCATGCCCGAGCCCGACCACGCGAGAATCCAGGGACTGGTCCGCGAGTACACCGAGCAGGTCCTCACCGAGGAATGGGCGGTCATGGCCGATGACGGTCGTCTCAGTCAATCCACCCAGGACACCCTCGACGACCTGCGTGACGCGGTGGCCGCGGTGAACCCGGCGGACGACGGGGTCGACGAACTCCGCACCAGCGCTCTGACCAGTCTCGACGCGGTGGCCCAAGCCCGCGCCGACCGTGCCCTCGACGCTGCTTACCGAGTTCCCGGCTTCCTCTACCTGGCCATGTGGATCTGCACCGTCCTGCTGCTGTTCAGCGTGGTTCTCTCCGGCGTCCAGGTCACCAAGCGCAGCGTCGTGACCACTGCGCTGCTCGGCGCGATCGTCGGTGTGGTGATCCGGGCGATCTACAACCTCGACGAGCCGTTCTCCGGCGGGAACGTGGTCCCGAAGGAAGCCTTCGAACTCGCTCTGTCCCGGTATCAGCACACCACGTGA
- a CDS encoding cytochrome P450, translated as MAAPHPTGTGACPVQHGFPTDADASRVQLYTTEFVSDPHRAYREMRREHGSLVPIELAPGVPATLVIGYQTAVRILSDPDHFPADPRTWQKTIPEDSPVRPMMEWYPAARYNTGLAHDRYRHASVDAIDGIDLFDVPAMVEQIAVPLINSFCQAGSADLVSQYAFPLVLEVLNQMVGCPAEIGERVATGMAARFDTVRGPEGMKMLKEALMQLIRLKRQQPGEDVTSRLAHHSTELDDIEIFAQLMSFYGAGFEAQRNLITNALLLMITDDRFRFGDVLGRNLSTTDALDEVLFNDPPMANFCTTYPRQPIMVDGVWLPADQPVVISLAGCNNDPQIRGTDEPGGSRIGNRSHLAWSAGPHACPAKSVAYMTVQNAIDQLLDALPEIQLATPKSELQWRPGPFHRALGALPVVFPKSAPVRIV; from the coding sequence ATGGCCGCGCCGCACCCCACTGGAACCGGAGCGTGCCCCGTCCAGCACGGATTCCCGACCGACGCGGATGCCTCGCGCGTGCAGCTGTACACGACGGAGTTCGTCTCCGACCCGCACCGCGCATACCGCGAGATGCGTCGCGAGCACGGCTCGCTGGTTCCGATCGAGCTGGCACCCGGCGTCCCGGCCACCCTGGTGATCGGCTACCAGACCGCGGTGCGCATCCTCAGTGATCCCGACCATTTCCCGGCCGATCCCCGCACGTGGCAGAAGACCATCCCGGAAGACTCGCCCGTCCGGCCGATGATGGAGTGGTATCCGGCCGCGCGGTACAACACCGGGCTCGCCCATGATCGCTATCGGCACGCCTCCGTCGACGCCATCGACGGAATCGATCTGTTCGACGTGCCTGCCATGGTCGAGCAGATCGCGGTCCCGCTGATCAATTCGTTCTGCCAAGCCGGATCCGCCGATCTGGTGAGCCAGTACGCCTTTCCGCTCGTCCTCGAAGTCCTCAACCAGATGGTCGGCTGCCCGGCCGAGATCGGCGAGCGGGTCGCGACCGGTATGGCCGCGCGCTTCGACACGGTGCGGGGGCCCGAGGGCATGAAGATGCTGAAAGAGGCGCTGATGCAGCTCATCCGGCTCAAGCGCCAACAGCCCGGCGAGGACGTCACGTCGCGGCTGGCGCATCACTCGACCGAGCTCGACGACATCGAGATATTCGCCCAGCTCATGAGTTTCTACGGGGCCGGATTCGAGGCGCAGCGCAACCTGATCACGAACGCCCTGCTGCTGATGATCACCGACGACCGGTTCCGCTTCGGCGACGTCCTCGGCCGGAATCTGTCCACCACCGACGCGCTCGACGAGGTCCTGTTCAACGACCCGCCGATGGCGAACTTCTGCACGACATACCCGCGGCAGCCGATCATGGTCGACGGTGTCTGGCTGCCGGCCGACCAGCCGGTCGTCATCAGCCTCGCCGGTTGCAACAACGACCCCCAGATCCGGGGGACCGACGAGCCCGGCGGCAGCCGGATCGGCAACCGCTCCCACCTGGCGTGGAGTGCGGGACCGCACGCCTGCCCAGCCAAATCCGTCGCCTACATGACGGTGCAGAATGCCATCGATCAGCTGCTCGACGCGCTGCCGGAGATCCAGTTGGCCACGCCCAAGAGCGAACTGCAATGGCGGCCCGGCCCGTTCCACCGGGCGCTCGGGGCCTTGCCGGTCGTCTTCCCGAAGTCCGCGCCGGTGCGCATCGTGTAG
- a CDS encoding DUF4231 domain-containing protein — protein MYGQKFYLRAYGARLWLAVVAAACAAFTVRVGSSGTDIAAILTAMAFVGILAVDVGVLRSRPGKSWYEGRALAESVKTLTWKYAVQGAPFVGTLSPAEADRMLIDRIRLLRQDISALALRPTTAPAISDRMRQLRSAPFDERRRVYLDDRIREQQRWYATKSDYHQRRSQIYGTMSLVFEVAGVAGALAKAFNAVNFDLAGIFAAAVAGLAAWSSARQHSTAAAAYAVASNELSIVAEVLEQNHTEGDWAVAVSDAEEAISREHTLWRASHGE, from the coding sequence ATGTACGGCCAGAAATTCTATCTCCGCGCCTATGGGGCCCGGCTCTGGCTGGCTGTGGTGGCAGCGGCATGCGCGGCCTTCACCGTCCGCGTCGGCTCGTCGGGCACCGACATAGCGGCCATCCTGACCGCGATGGCGTTCGTCGGAATCCTGGCCGTCGACGTCGGGGTCTTACGCAGCCGTCCGGGCAAGTCGTGGTACGAAGGCCGCGCGCTCGCCGAGTCGGTGAAGACCTTGACCTGGAAGTACGCCGTCCAGGGTGCGCCGTTCGTCGGCACGCTTTCCCCGGCCGAGGCCGATCGGATGCTGATCGACCGCATACGGCTGTTACGTCAGGACATTTCGGCGCTCGCGCTGCGGCCGACCACCGCCCCGGCGATCAGCGATCGCATGCGGCAGTTGCGTTCCGCCCCGTTCGACGAACGCCGCCGCGTCTACCTGGACGACCGCATCCGGGAACAACAACGGTGGTATGCCACCAAATCCGACTACCATCAGCGCAGATCCCAGATATACGGCACGATGTCGCTCGTTTTCGAGGTCGCGGGTGTCGCCGGGGCGCTGGCAAAGGCGTTCAACGCGGTCAATTTCGACCTGGCAGGCATTTTCGCGGCGGCCGTCGCGGGTCTGGCCGCGTGGTCGTCGGCCCGGCAGCACAGCACCGCGGCCGCCGCCTATGCCGTCGCCTCGAACGAATTGAGCATCGTCGCTGAAGTTCTGGAGCAGAACCACACCGAAGGCGACTGGGCCGTCGCGGTATCCGACGCCGAGGAAGCGATCAGCCGCGAACACACCCTCTGGCGAGCCTCGCACGGCGAATAG
- a CDS encoding VOC family protein has product MASNNGVGQLRSVVLDCPEPRKLARFYQELLGGDLLEDDDENWVVLVETSGRRIAFQTAPQYKPPRFPDPEASQQMHFDVLVDDIERAEPAALALGATLVQADTDGAFRVYADPVGHTFCLVWLPDE; this is encoded by the coding sequence ATGGCATCGAACAATGGGGTCGGTCAGTTGCGCAGCGTCGTGCTGGATTGCCCCGAACCGCGCAAACTCGCCAGGTTCTACCAGGAGCTGCTCGGGGGAGATCTGCTCGAGGACGATGACGAGAACTGGGTGGTGCTGGTCGAGACATCTGGGCGGCGCATCGCATTTCAGACAGCGCCCCAGTACAAGCCGCCGCGTTTCCCCGACCCCGAGGCGTCGCAACAAATGCATTTCGACGTGTTGGTCGACGATATCGAGCGAGCCGAGCCGGCGGCGCTCGCGTTGGGTGCGACGCTGGTGCAAGCCGACACCGATGGAGCGTTCCGCGTCTACGCCGACCCGGTTGGGCACACGTTCTGTCTGGTCTGGCTTCCGGACGAGTGA
- a CDS encoding serine hydrolase → MAAAAILAMTGCGDGESGSTETGASPSSAAMPNQVAGVPIPEGRIDDAVGELDQLADGLLASSGIPGMAVAVVHGGKVIYSRGFGVRNVVTQEKVDPDTVFQLASVSKPIGATVVARRIAAGGVEWDTPVRRLLPSFTLADPYVTEHVTVGDLYAHRSGLPDHAGDLLEDLGYDRQQILDRLRLLPLGAFRDSYEYTNFGLTAAAVAVATAAGTDWETLSAQMIYSPLGMTSTSSRYADFASRANRAEGHVLIDGKYEPANPQRQPDAQSPAGGVSSSVTDVAKWMTMVLADGSAGGSVLVPPEDLLPAISPQVVSAPPKTPDARAGFYGFGFNVSDSASGRVVLGHSGAFGLGAGTAFTLIPSADVGIVTLTNAAPIGVPETLNAEFADLVQFGKIQQDWRSLYRTAFEPLGAPSGALAGKQPPSHPAPARPPAAYAGTYDNAYYGPATISATDNSLTLTLGPNNMTFPLKHWDGDTFVFTPPGENANHGSVSKAIFRGTELTLEYYDTEHLGVFTRR, encoded by the coding sequence ATGGCGGCGGCCGCCATCCTCGCCATGACCGGGTGCGGCGACGGCGAGTCGGGCTCCACGGAGACGGGAGCGTCTCCGAGTTCCGCGGCGATGCCCAACCAGGTCGCCGGTGTGCCGATACCGGAGGGCCGGATCGACGATGCTGTGGGCGAACTGGACCAGCTCGCGGACGGCCTGCTCGCCTCCTCCGGCATCCCCGGCATGGCGGTCGCCGTCGTGCACGGCGGAAAGGTGATCTACAGCAGGGGGTTCGGTGTCCGCAACGTCGTCACCCAGGAGAAGGTCGACCCGGATACGGTCTTCCAGCTGGCGTCGGTATCCAAGCCGATCGGAGCGACGGTCGTCGCGCGGCGGATCGCCGCAGGGGGTGTCGAATGGGACACGCCCGTCCGTCGGCTGCTGCCGTCCTTCACGCTCGCCGACCCCTACGTCACCGAGCATGTCACGGTGGGCGACCTGTACGCACACCGTTCCGGACTGCCCGACCACGCGGGCGACCTGCTGGAGGATCTGGGCTACGACCGTCAGCAGATCCTCGACCGCCTTCGGCTGCTGCCGCTGGGCGCCTTCCGCGACTCCTACGAGTACACCAATTTCGGGCTGACCGCGGCCGCTGTCGCCGTGGCCACGGCGGCGGGGACCGATTGGGAGACGTTGTCGGCGCAGATGATCTACAGCCCGCTCGGCATGACCTCGACCAGCTCGCGGTACGCCGACTTCGCGTCTCGCGCGAACCGCGCCGAGGGGCACGTTCTGATCGACGGGAAGTACGAGCCGGCGAACCCGCAGCGTCAACCGGACGCGCAGTCTCCGGCGGGAGGCGTCAGCTCCTCGGTGACCGACGTGGCCAAGTGGATGACGATGGTGCTCGCCGACGGCTCCGCGGGCGGCTCGGTGCTGGTGCCACCGGAGGATCTCCTGCCCGCCATTTCCCCACAAGTCGTCTCGGCGCCGCCGAAAACGCCGGACGCACGCGCCGGATTCTACGGATTCGGTTTCAACGTGAGCGATTCCGCCTCCGGCCGGGTCGTCCTCGGGCATTCGGGGGCGTTCGGTCTCGGCGCGGGTACCGCGTTCACCCTGATTCCCTCCGCCGACGTCGGCATCGTGACACTCACCAACGCGGCGCCGATCGGTGTGCCGGAAACACTGAACGCGGAGTTCGCCGATCTGGTCCAGTTCGGGAAGATCCAGCAGGACTGGCGCTCGCTGTATCGCACGGCGTTCGAACCACTCGGCGCCCCGTCCGGGGCGCTGGCCGGCAAGCAGCCGCCTAGTCATCCGGCTCCCGCGCGGCCGCCCGCGGCGTACGCGGGCACCTACGACAACGCCTACTACGGCCCGGCGACGATCAGTGCCACCGACAACTCCCTCACCCTCACCCTCGGCCCCAACAACATGACCTTCCCCCTGAAGCACTGGGACGGCGATACTTTCGTTTTCACGCCCCCTGGCGAGAACGCCAATCACGGCTCGGTCTCCAAGGCGATCTTCCGCGGCACCGAACTCACCCTGGAGTACTACGACACCGAACACCTCGGCGTATTCACGCGTCGCTGA
- a CDS encoding GMC oxidoreductase gives MDQRTTDFDVLIVGSGFGGSVTALRLVEKGYKVGVLEAGRRFADDELPENSWQLKKFLWAPALGCYGIQRIHPLRNVLILGGAGVGGGSLNYANTLYVPPEPFFRDPQWRDITDWRDELTPYYERAQQMLGVVRNPHMTPADEVFKAVADDMGVGDTFVQTPVGVFFGEPGKTVPDPYFGGVGPERTGCVECGDCMVGCKYGAKNTLVKNYLYLAEQAGAEVIPMTTVTELRPHPDGTWDVSTARTGAWIRKQPRTFTAAHVVLAAGTRGTQKLLFAMRDKGVLPDLSDRLGVLTRTNSESIVGAATKKVRPGTDFTKGVAITSSIHPTPDTHIEPVRYGKGSNSMGLLQTLMVDGGGRIPRWLRFLGMVLRHPMNLLSFLSTKNWSERTIISLVMQHLDNSITTYTKRGLFGRKLTSRQGHGEPNPTWIPVGNDVTRRVAEKIGGIAGGSWGEIFNIPLTAHFLGGAVIGADAEHGVIDAYHRVYGYPTLSVVDGAAVSANLGVNPSLTITAQAERAAAYWPNKGEVDTRPPVGTGYRRIAPIAPAHPAVPASSPAALVLPIVEIRETPAAG, from the coding sequence ATGGACCAGCGGACGACGGATTTCGACGTGCTGATCGTCGGTTCGGGGTTCGGCGGCAGCGTCACCGCGCTTCGGCTGGTGGAGAAGGGGTACAAGGTCGGCGTACTGGAGGCGGGCAGGCGCTTCGCCGACGACGAGTTGCCCGAGAACAGCTGGCAGTTGAAGAAATTCCTCTGGGCGCCCGCGCTCGGCTGCTACGGGATCCAGCGCATCCATCCCCTGCGCAACGTCCTCATCCTCGGCGGCGCCGGTGTCGGGGGCGGTTCGTTGAATTACGCGAACACGCTGTACGTGCCGCCGGAGCCGTTCTTCCGCGATCCGCAGTGGCGTGACATCACCGACTGGCGCGACGAACTGACCCCGTACTACGAGCGGGCGCAGCAGATGCTCGGCGTGGTGCGCAATCCCCACATGACGCCCGCCGACGAGGTCTTCAAGGCCGTCGCCGACGACATGGGCGTCGGCGACACGTTCGTGCAGACTCCCGTCGGCGTGTTCTTCGGCGAGCCGGGCAAGACCGTGCCGGACCCGTACTTCGGCGGCGTCGGCCCGGAGCGCACCGGATGCGTCGAATGCGGCGACTGCATGGTGGGCTGCAAGTACGGCGCGAAGAACACGCTGGTGAAGAACTATCTCTACCTGGCGGAACAGGCCGGAGCCGAGGTCATTCCGATGACGACGGTCACCGAGCTGCGTCCGCACCCCGACGGCACCTGGGACGTCTCCACCGCGCGCACCGGCGCCTGGATACGCAAACAGCCCCGGACATTCACCGCCGCGCACGTCGTGCTCGCCGCGGGCACGCGCGGCACCCAGAAGCTGCTGTTCGCCATGCGCGACAAGGGCGTGCTGCCCGACCTGTCCGATCGCCTCGGCGTGCTGACCCGCACCAACTCGGAATCGATCGTCGGCGCGGCCACCAAGAAGGTGCGTCCCGGCACCGACTTCACCAAGGGCGTCGCGATCACCTCGTCCATCCATCCCACCCCCGACACGCACATCGAGCCGGTCCGCTACGGCAAGGGTTCGAACTCCATGGGCCTGCTCCAGACGCTCATGGTCGACGGCGGCGGACGCATCCCGCGTTGGCTGCGTTTCCTCGGCATGGTGCTGCGGCATCCGATGAACCTGCTCAGCTTCCTGAGCACCAAGAACTGGAGCGAACGCACCATTATCTCGCTGGTCATGCAGCACTTGGACAATTCGATCACCACCTATACCAAGCGGGGCCTGTTCGGCCGCAAGCTCACCAGCAGGCAAGGGCACGGCGAGCCCAATCCCACGTGGATCCCGGTGGGCAACGACGTGACCAGGCGCGTAGCGGAGAAGATCGGCGGCATCGCGGGCGGCAGCTGGGGCGAGATCTTCAACATCCCGCTCACGGCCCATTTCCTGGGGGGCGCGGTGATCGGGGCCGATGCCGAGCACGGCGTGATCGACGCCTACCACCGCGTGTACGGCTATCCCACGCTCAGCGTCGTCGACGGCGCGGCCGTCTCGGCCAACCTGGGCGTCAACCCCTCGCTGACGATCACCGCGCAGGCCGAACGGGCGGCGGCGTACTGGCCGAACAAGGGCGAGGTGGACACCCGACCGCCGGTAGGCACGGGATACCGGCGCATCGCTCCGATCGCGCCGGCGCACCCGGCCGTTCCGGCGAGCTCGCCCGCTGCCCTGGTGTTGCCGATCGTGGAGATCAGGGAGACACCCGCCGCCGGATAG
- a CDS encoding TetR/AcrR family transcriptional regulator, producing MPTTPRARARAQTMNDIVRIGREHLATEGAAALSLRAVARDLGVVSSAVYRYVRSRDELLTLLVVDGYNALGDAVDGALAESGDDPIEGLRILGRTVRRWALAETARYGLLFGTPVPGYDAPATETVAPGTRVIAAMLTLFATAHRAGRLTAPVAEPRISTALAGSFARIRDEFQLDVPDWLIARGVTFWVGLFGAVSADVFDMYGADTFADRDELFELQVDGLLDMLGHRA from the coding sequence ATGCCGACGACACCCCGAGCCCGTGCGAGGGCCCAGACCATGAACGACATCGTCCGGATCGGGCGGGAACACTTGGCGACCGAGGGCGCCGCCGCCCTGTCGCTGCGTGCGGTCGCGCGTGACCTGGGTGTGGTCTCCTCGGCCGTCTATCGGTATGTCCGCAGTCGCGACGAATTGCTGACCTTGCTCGTGGTCGACGGATACAACGCCCTCGGTGACGCGGTCGACGGCGCGCTGGCCGAGTCGGGAGACGATCCGATCGAGGGGCTGCGGATCCTCGGACGCACGGTGCGGCGATGGGCGCTGGCCGAAACGGCCCGGTACGGGCTGCTGTTCGGCACGCCGGTCCCCGGCTACGACGCACCCGCCACCGAGACCGTCGCACCGGGCACCCGGGTGATCGCCGCGATGCTGACGTTGTTCGCCACTGCCCACCGAGCCGGCCGGCTCACGGCGCCGGTCGCGGAGCCGCGGATATCCACCGCGCTCGCGGGCAGTTTCGCGCGCATCCGCGACGAGTTCCAGCTCGATGTGCCCGACTGGCTGATCGCCCGCGGCGTGACGTTCTGGGTCGGGCTGTTCGGGGCGGTGAGCGCGGACGTCTTCGACATGTACGGCGCCGACACCTTCGCCGACCGCGACGAGCTGTTCGAACTCCAGGTGGACGGGCTGCTGGACATGCTCGGTCACCGCGCGTGA
- a CDS encoding NAD(P)H-dependent flavin oxidoreductase: protein MGGVAGGRLAAAVTAAGGLGMIGMGSAGSVRALEQELPHVRGMAGPFGIGLVDWVVAGQPELLEAAIEARPALISVSFGEDLGWAARVADAGIVPAIQVYSAQDARRAQDAGIGVLVARGVQGGGHGAVNAPLLPLLDEVLAVASVPVLAAGGIGAPRDLAAVLRAGASGAWLGTCLAACSESLLPEAGRRALLDASGADTVLTRAYDVGMELPWPTRFPARVLRTGFTDRWTGREDELAADSAARHALTAALAANDPAVTPIDAGEGVGLVTAVEPAAYVLERLWSGAAGLG from the coding sequence ATGGGCGGCGTCGCCGGCGGACGGCTCGCCGCGGCGGTGACCGCGGCCGGTGGCCTGGGCATGATCGGGATGGGCAGCGCCGGATCGGTGCGGGCCCTCGAGCAGGAGTTGCCGCACGTTCGCGGCATGGCCGGTCCGTTCGGCATCGGTCTGGTCGATTGGGTGGTCGCCGGGCAGCCGGAACTGTTGGAGGCGGCGATCGAGGCCCGTCCCGCACTGATCTCGGTGAGCTTCGGCGAGGACTTGGGCTGGGCGGCCCGCGTCGCGGACGCCGGGATCGTGCCTGCCATCCAGGTCTACAGCGCGCAGGACGCGCGGCGTGCGCAAGACGCGGGCATCGGCGTCCTCGTCGCCCGCGGCGTGCAGGGCGGCGGGCACGGAGCCGTGAACGCGCCACTGCTGCCGCTCCTGGACGAGGTGCTGGCCGTCGCGTCGGTCCCGGTGCTCGCCGCGGGCGGCATCGGCGCACCACGAGACCTGGCCGCCGTGCTCCGGGCGGGGGCGAGCGGGGCGTGGCTCGGCACCTGCCTCGCGGCGTGCTCGGAATCGCTGCTACCGGAGGCGGGCCGTCGCGCCCTGCTCGACGCGAGCGGCGCGGACACCGTACTCACCCGCGCCTACGACGTGGGCATGGAATTGCCCTGGCCCACGCGATTTCCCGCGCGGGTACTGCGCACCGGATTCACCGACCGGTGGACCGGACGCGAAGACGAACTCGCCGCCGATTCGGCGGCCAGGCACGCGCTCACCGCCGCGCTCGCCGCGAACGATCCGGCCGTGACGCCGATCGACGCGGGGGAGGGCGTCGGCCTGGTGACCGCCGTGGAACCGGCCGCGTACGTGCTCGAGCGGCTGTGGTCGGGGGCGGCGGGCCTGGGCTGA